From a single Streptomyces liliifuscus genomic region:
- a CDS encoding GntR family transcriptional regulator: MRDGSGARGGSGARDGSGARGGSGVRDGSGVRDGSGSRGVPAARTSSAAPSSSPFPSASPRPAIQRASVRGQILDALRAALVAGELAPGEVYSAPALGERFGVSATPVREAMQQLAVEGAVEVVPNRGFRVVERGARELAELAEIRGLIEAPVMLRLACTLPADDWEDLRPLAEETARAAAVGCRATYAEADRAFHRAILALAGNDQLVRIADELHRRAQWPLGGSPTARARLELMADAAQHLALLDALSAQDLSAVEALLREHFVSM, translated from the coding sequence GTGCGCGATGGGTCTGGCGCACGTGGTGGATCAGGCGCACGTGACGGGTCTGGCGCACGTGGTGGATCTGGCGTGCGCGATGGGTCCGGCGTACGTGATGGATCCGGCTCGCGGGGCGTCCCCGCCGCCCGTACGTCTTCCGCGGCCCCCTCCTCCTCCCCCTTCCCGTCCGCGTCTCCCCGCCCCGCGATTCAGCGAGCCTCCGTCCGCGGTCAGATCCTCGACGCGCTGCGGGCCGCCCTCGTGGCCGGTGAACTCGCCCCCGGTGAGGTCTACTCGGCCCCCGCGCTCGGCGAGCGCTTCGGTGTCTCGGCGACGCCCGTACGCGAGGCGATGCAGCAACTCGCCGTCGAGGGCGCCGTGGAGGTCGTACCGAACCGGGGCTTCCGCGTCGTCGAGCGCGGCGCCCGCGAGCTGGCCGAACTCGCCGAGATCCGCGGGCTGATCGAGGCGCCCGTGATGCTGCGCCTGGCCTGCACCCTGCCGGCCGACGACTGGGAGGACCTGCGCCCCCTCGCGGAGGAGACGGCCAGGGCGGCGGCCGTCGGCTGCCGGGCGACGTACGCCGAGGCCGACCGCGCCTTCCACCGGGCGATCCTCGCCCTCGCGGGCAACGATCAACTCGTACGCATCGCGGACGAGTTGCACCGGCGGGCGCAGTGGCCCCTCGGCGGAAGCCCGACCGCTCGCGCCCGCCTCGAACTGATGGCGGACGCGGCGCAGCATCTTGCCCTTCTGGACGCCCTTTCCGCGCAGGACCTGTCGGCGGTCGAGGCGCTCCTGCGGGAACACTTCGTCAGCATGTGA
- a CDS encoding (2Fe-2S)-binding protein produces MSAPAPAETSTGADVRPVGRPIGSALTAAYTRMTEVLPSLGVTELAPHEPAPTGDGWISVAGLAEGGAVLDAFLAWDDDQVLRDHGRRGRPDVIASFGLHRYAWPACLLITVPWFLLRRVPRFPVEHVTFQRMPGSIAVRVGEFACLPDDPAAALPGARVVPDEEALRAAVRAAVAEHLEPALDAFGPRTRRRGRALWGMATDEVVESLWYVAGLLGEQRRAKDELERLFPGTTRPYVGTAGFREVTGSNGECLSTRDRASCCFYYTLDAEDTCANCPRNSDAVRIAKLTAEAAAAG; encoded by the coding sequence ATGTCCGCTCCCGCCCCGGCCGAGACCTCGACCGGCGCAGACGTACGCCCGGTCGGCCGCCCGATCGGCTCGGCCCTCACAGCGGCGTACACGCGGATGACCGAGGTGCTCCCGTCCCTGGGCGTCACGGAACTCGCACCGCACGAACCGGCCCCGACGGGCGACGGGTGGATCTCCGTCGCCGGACTCGCGGAGGGCGGGGCCGTACTGGACGCGTTCCTCGCGTGGGACGACGACCAGGTGCTCAGGGACCACGGACGGCGGGGCCGCCCGGACGTGATCGCCAGCTTCGGTCTGCACCGTTACGCCTGGCCGGCCTGTCTGCTGATCACGGTGCCGTGGTTCCTGCTGCGCCGGGTGCCCCGCTTTCCCGTGGAGCACGTCACCTTCCAGCGCATGCCCGGCAGCATCGCCGTACGCGTCGGTGAGTTCGCCTGCCTGCCGGACGATCCGGCGGCCGCGCTGCCCGGCGCCCGGGTCGTTCCCGACGAGGAGGCCCTGCGCGCGGCGGTACGGGCCGCCGTGGCCGAGCACCTGGAACCGGCCCTCGACGCGTTCGGCCCCCGGACGCGCCGCCGGGGCCGTGCCCTGTGGGGCATGGCGACGGACGAGGTCGTCGAAAGCCTCTGGTACGTCGCCGGGCTCCTGGGCGAGCAGCGGCGCGCGAAGGACGAACTGGAGCGGCTGTTCCCCGGCACGACCCGGCCGTACGTCGGCACGGCCGGCTTCCGCGAGGTGACCGGTTCGAACGGCGAGTGCCTGTCCACCCGCGACCGGGCGAGCTGCTGCTTCTACTACACCCTCGACGCCGAGGACACCTGCGCCAACTGCCCGCGCAACTCCGATGCGGTCCGCATCGCGAAGCTGACGGCGGAGGCCGCCGCCGCGGGCTGA
- a CDS encoding DUF2637 domain-containing protein — translation MRLTDISLNWLLPGAVLLLGLLAAVAVLARGKRAGEKTHADDSWERTEERRRRKEAVYGTASYVLLFCCAAVAAALSFHGLVGFGEQNLNLSGGWQYLVPFGLDGAAMFCSVLAVREASHGDAALGSRILVWTFAAAAAWFNWVHAPRGLGHAGAPHFFAGMSLSAAVLFDRALKQTRRAALREQGLVPRPLPQIRIVRWLRAPRETYGAWSLMLLENVRSLDEAVEEVREDKREKEQNRLRRRDQEKLDRARIKAITRGHRGMIGRGGGRQAELQPAPAATQVAAEPAIATPELPARAARPSLQPVRRGTESSTVDLTAEDDTMALPRLDSLERKLKDLEQQFG, via the coding sequence ATGAGACTGACCGACATATCGCTGAACTGGCTGCTTCCCGGCGCCGTGCTGCTCCTGGGCCTGCTGGCGGCGGTTGCGGTGCTCGCGCGTGGCAAGCGCGCCGGGGAGAAGACCCACGCCGACGATTCGTGGGAGCGCACGGAAGAGCGCCGCAGGCGCAAGGAGGCCGTCTACGGCACCGCCTCCTATGTACTGCTCTTCTGCTGTGCCGCGGTCGCCGCCGCACTCTCCTTCCATGGCCTGGTCGGGTTCGGCGAGCAGAATCTGAACCTGTCCGGCGGCTGGCAGTACCTGGTGCCGTTCGGCCTGGACGGCGCGGCCATGTTCTGCTCCGTACTCGCGGTGCGCGAGGCCAGCCACGGTGACGCGGCGCTCGGCTCCCGGATACTCGTGTGGACGTTCGCGGCCGCCGCCGCCTGGTTCAACTGGGTGCACGCCCCCAGGGGCCTCGGCCACGCGGGCGCCCCGCACTTCTTCGCCGGCATGTCCCTGTCGGCCGCCGTCCTGTTCGACCGCGCGCTGAAGCAGACCCGCCGCGCCGCCCTGCGCGAGCAGGGCCTGGTGCCCCGGCCGCTGCCGCAGATCCGGATCGTTCGGTGGCTGCGTGCCCCGCGCGAGACCTACGGCGCCTGGTCCCTGATGCTCCTCGAGAACGTGCGCAGCCTGGACGAGGCCGTCGAGGAAGTGCGTGAGGACAAGCGGGAGAAGGAGCAGAACCGTCTGCGTCGGCGCGACCAGGAGAAGCTGGACCGTGCCCGCATCAAGGCGATCACCCGCGGCCACCGCGGAATGATCGGACGCGGCGGTGGCCGTCAGGCGGAACTCCAGCCGGCCCCGGCGGCCACCCAGGTCGCCGCGGAGCCTGCCATAGCAACGCCGGAACTACCCGCACGCGCCGCCCGACCCTCGTTGCAGCCCGTCCGCCGAGGCACTGAGTCCTCGACGGTCGATCTCACCGCGGAGGACGACACAATGGCGCTCCCTCGACTC